A window of Ictalurus furcatus strain D&B chromosome 18, Billie_1.0, whole genome shotgun sequence contains these coding sequences:
- the LOC128622277 gene encoding C-type mannose receptor 2-like isoform X2: MLQLLLLFGFFSLGVCLPRQYHFINENKTWAEAQRYCRENYDDLASINNTEEELALTNITDIWNNNRTWIGLYDDLNSWKWSLDDDSFFQEGGRSFRNWYIQKPTNYNGNSLCVYLSGSSGVWYEASCSLTLPFICFDGSVNASERYVLVNQNLNWTEAQSYCRKNYTDLISVRNETENHMIRSLLTNMNNYYGSLWIGLYRTRSWSDKSNSSFTNWNPGQPDNYAQNESCTAVSFSSDNYYYYNYYYSYLYYGKWTDENCGQAFPFLCYSTTLSSSSHQYHFINENMTWTEAQKYCRENYTDLATIDNMEEMNTLLNTVNGSYSGLAWIGLYDDLDSWRWSLDDDAFYQEGERDFRGWDQQPDNNNARELCVYIRSDGTWFDGNCDTYLPFVCYDGKNGTDDYRWILSYMPWRQAQDYCREHYTDLASVRNQTDNQRILNLTGGNDAWIGLYRTRLWSDKQESTYENWRTYTPYIPAQPDNGVYAPWEYGNQHCTAISFSDSGYWTDENCFTTFPFICYNSEFI; the protein is encoded by the exons ATGCTTCAACTGTTGCTACTCTTTG GGTTTTTCAGCCTCGGTGTCTGTCTCCCTCGTCAGTATCACTTCATTAATGAGAATAAGACCTGGGCTGAAGCACAGAGATACTGCAGAGAGAATTATGATGATTTAGCCAGTATTAATAACACTGAAGAGGAACTGGCCCTTACTAACATAACAGACATCTGGAACAACAACCGAACCTGGATTGGACTGTATGATGATCTGAACAGCTGGAAATGGTCTCTGGATGATGATTCTTTCTTCCAGGAAGGAGGGAGAAGCTTTAGAAACTGGTATATACAGAAACCAACGAACTATAATGGAAACAGTTTGTGCGTATATTTATCGGGTTCTTCTGGAGTATGGTATGAGGCCTCTTGTTCTTTGACACTTCCATTCATTTGCTTTGATG GTAGTGTGAATGCCAGTGAAAGATATGTCCTGGTTAATCAGAACCTGAACTGGACTGAAGCTCAGAGCTACTGCAGAAAGAATTACACAGACCTGATCAGTGTGAGGAACGAGACTGAGAACCATATGATAAGATCATTATTAACTAATATGAATAATTACTATGGTTCCTTGTGGATTGGTCTGTACAGAACCAGGTCTTGGTCAGATAAAAGCAACTCTTCATTCACCAACTGGAATCCTGGACAACCAGATAATTATGCACAGAATGAATCCTGTACTGCCGTGTCATTTAGTagtgataattattattattataattattattactcttatcTGTATTATGGGAAATGGACAGATGAAAACTGCGGTCAAGCTTTTCCGTTCCTCTGTTACAGCA CAACATTatcatcatcctctcatcagtatcactttattaatgagaatatGACCTGGACTGAAGCacagaaatactgcagagagaaTTACACTGACCTGGCTACCATTGATAACATGGAGGAAATGAACACACTCCTTAACACAGTAAATGGCAGCTACTCAGGTTTAGCCTGGATTGGACTGTATGATGATCTGGACAGCTGGAGATGGTCTCTGGATGATGATGCTTTCTaccaggagggagagagagacttcagAGGGTGGGACCAGCAACCTGATAACAACAATGCGCGAgaactgtgtgtttatattagaTCTGATGGAACATGGTTTGATGGAAACTGTGACACATATTTACCTTTTGTTTGCTATGATG GAAAAAATGGAACGGACGATTATAGGTGGATTTTGTCTTACATGCCCTGGAGACAAGCTCAGGATTACTGCAGAGAGCATTACACAGACCTGGCCAGTGTGAGAAACCAAACAGATAATCAAAGAATCCTCAACCTCACCGGTGGCAATGATGCTTGGATTGGTCTATACAGAACCAGACTCTGGTCAGATAAACAGGAATCCACATATGAAAACTGGAGAACATACACCCCGTATATACCTGCACAGCCAGACAATGGTGTATATGCTCCATGGGAATACGGTAATCAGCACTGCACTGCTATATCATTCAGTGACTCAGGCTACTGGACAGATGAGAACTGCTTCACCACATTCCCTTTTATCTGCTATAACAGTGAGTTCATCTAA
- the LOC128622277 gene encoding C-type mannose receptor 2-like isoform X1: protein MLQLLLLFGFFSLGVCLPRQYHFINENKTWAEAQRYCRENYDDLASINNTEEELALTNITDIWNNNRTWIGLYDDLNSWKWSLDDDSFFQEGGRSFRNWYIQKPTNYNGNSLCVYLSGSSGVWYEASCSLTLPFICFDGSVNASERYVLVNQNLNWTEAQSYCRKNYTDLISVRNETENHMIRSLLTNMNNYYGSLWIGLYRTRSWSDKSNSSFTNWNPGQPDNYAQNESCTAVSFSSDNYYYYNYYYSYLYYGKWTDENCGQAFPFLCYSTTLSSSSHQYHFINENMTWTEAQKYCRENYTDLATIDNMEEMNTLLNTVNGSYSGLAWIGLYDDLDSWRWSLDDDAFYQEGERDFRGWDQQPDNNNARELCVYIRSDGTWFDGNCDTYLPFVCYDGKNGTDDYRWILSYMPWRQAQDYCREHYTDLASVRNQTDNQRILNLTGGNDAWIGLYRTRLWSDKQESTYENWRTYTPYIPAQPDNGVYAPWEYGNQHCTAISFSDSGYWTDENCFTTFPFICYNSEFI, encoded by the exons GGTTTTTCAGCCTCGGTGTCTGTCTCCCTCGTCAGTATCACTTCATTAATGAGAATAAGACCTGGGCTGAAGCACAGAGATACTGCAGAGAGAATTATGATGATTTAGCCAGTATTAATAACACTGAAGAGGAACTGGCCCTTACTAACATAACAGACATCTGGAACAACAACCGAACCTGGATTGGACTGTATGATGATCTGAACAGCTGGAAATGGTCTCTGGATGATGATTCTTTCTTCCAGGAAGGAGGGAGAAGCTTTAGAAACTGGTATATACAGAAACCAACGAACTATAATGGAAACAGTTTGTGCGTATATTTATCGGGTTCTTCTGGAGTATGGTATGAGGCCTCTTGTTCTTTGACACTTCCATTCATTTGCTTTGATG GTAGTGTGAATGCCAGTGAAAGATATGTCCTGGTTAATCAGAACCTGAACTGGACTGAAGCTCAGAGCTACTGCAGAAAGAATTACACAGACCTGATCAGTGTGAGGAACGAGACTGAGAACCATATGATAAGATCATTATTAACTAATATGAATAATTACTATGGTTCCTTGTGGATTGGTCTGTACAGAACCAGGTCTTGGTCAGATAAAAGCAACTCTTCATTCACCAACTGGAATCCTGGACAACCAGATAATTATGCACAGAATGAATCCTGTACTGCCGTGTCATTTAGTagtgataattattattattataattattattactcttatcTGTATTATGGGAAATGGACAGATGAAAACTGCGGTCAAGCTTTTCCGTTCCTCTGTTACAGCA CAACATTatcatcatcctctcatcagtatcactttattaatgagaatatGACCTGGACTGAAGCacagaaatactgcagagagaaTTACACTGACCTGGCTACCATTGATAACATGGAGGAAATGAACACACTCCTTAACACAGTAAATGGCAGCTACTCAGGTTTAGCCTGGATTGGACTGTATGATGATCTGGACAGCTGGAGATGGTCTCTGGATGATGATGCTTTCTaccaggagggagagagagacttcagAGGGTGGGACCAGCAACCTGATAACAACAATGCGCGAgaactgtgtgtttatattagaTCTGATGGAACATGGTTTGATGGAAACTGTGACACATATTTACCTTTTGTTTGCTATGATG GAAAAAATGGAACGGACGATTATAGGTGGATTTTGTCTTACATGCCCTGGAGACAAGCTCAGGATTACTGCAGAGAGCATTACACAGACCTGGCCAGTGTGAGAAACCAAACAGATAATCAAAGAATCCTCAACCTCACCGGTGGCAATGATGCTTGGATTGGTCTATACAGAACCAGACTCTGGTCAGATAAACAGGAATCCACATATGAAAACTGGAGAACATACACCCCGTATATACCTGCACAGCCAGACAATGGTGTATATGCTCCATGGGAATACGGTAATCAGCACTGCACTGCTATATCATTCAGTGACTCAGGCTACTGGACAGATGAGAACTGCTTCACCACATTCCCTTTTATCTGCTATAACAGTGAGTTCATCTAA